In Chryseobacterium salivictor, the DNA window CATCGATCCTTGAACTGCTTGTTTAGCGGCAAAATAATCGTTTGTAGTTTCGCCACCTACGCCATCTTTGAACCATAATGGATCTCCGTTTGCAGCATCTACACCAGCCCATTTTCTAAGATACCAAGTTCTTACACCTTCACCAACTCTCAGGGTAGTTGTTCCACCATTCACATCACCTCCATAGAGTTCTGTAATTTCGTTTTTCAAAGTTGAGAGATTGAATCCTAAATCCCATGAGAATTCGTTTCTATCACCTCTAAATATATCTGCATTCAACGCAAATTCAAAACCTTCGTTAACCAAAGTACCAATATTATCTACGTACGAGGTAAGACCTTGTGATCCTGATAACGGCAGGTTATAAATCAAATCTTTTGTTTTCTTGTTAAAATATTCAGCAGATAAGGTAACTCTGTTATTCCAAAAACCTAAATCTAATCCTATGTTTAATGGATTAACTGTTTCCCATGACAGATTTGGATTATATAGTCCTGAATACCCACCTGCAGCAAAATCATTATAGTTGCTAGTAAATGAGTAAAGAGCATAAGGATTCGCACTAACTTGGTTTCCTAGTTTACCATATGAAGCTCTGAATTTCATCTGAGAAATCATATTGATGTTTTTGATGTAGTCAATTTTAGCAAGGTCTAGACCAACCCCAGCAGACCAGAAATTACCTGCTTTCTTTTCAGGAACAAATTGAGAGAGAACATCTCTTCTAAATGAAGCATCTATCAAGAACAATCTTTTATAGTCATAGTGTCCTGTTACCGCATAACCATATCTTGAACTGTTACCTTTTGTACCTTCGTAACCATAAGGAACGATAAAGTTAGATAATGTTTCAAGCGTTGGTGTTCCTACAGTAATTCCCGTAGCTGCTAAAAATTTATTATCGGTTTTATAGGCTTCTTGAATTAAAGTAGCACCGACATTATGTACTCCAAATTTACGATTCCAATCCAAGATGTTTTGAACGTTGAAATTAAAATACCTGTTATTTGATGTTCTTTGGTAACCACCGTAGGTGTAGCCATCTCCGTGCAATGGGTTCCAATATGTATCTTCTTCGATATTGATATACTCCGGAGAGAAGACAAATTTATAAGTTAAATCCTTGAAAATTTCATACTCAACTCCTAAATTAGCATACGCTCTTAAAGTTCCTGCTTTTGAATAATTCTTTTCTTGGAGGTATGGAATATTGTATAATCCATTAGAAAGTCGTGAGTTACTTGCTGCCCAATACCATGATCCGTCATCGTTTTTAGTTCTGTCGGTAGGTCTGTTAAAATATTGCGCTAAAATAGGGTTTGAAAAAGCACCACCCTGACTTAAAGTTTTCAAATTTGAATGAGAAACCTGAAAATCACTTGTCACTTTTAATTTATCAGTTGCCTGATATCCAACTTTTGTTGTAAATGCCAATCTGCTGAATGCAGAATTTTTAACAATACTTTCTTGACTAAAATAATTCGCAGAGGTATAATACGTTAATTTATCATTTCCTCCAGACATGTTGAAGTCAACATTTTGCTGATATCCTGTCTTTTGGGTCTCTCTTCTCCAGTCAGTATCATTAGTGGAAGTGAAGATATTTTGCAGATCAGCACCTTCTCCGCCCGCTTCCAAAAAAGTATAAACTTCACCAATGTTTGCGAAGGTTTGCCCCCAAGACGGTGTTGCATTATAAGTATTCATTACTGACTGTGCCAAATACTCTCTCCATTGAGCTGTATTGAAAGCTTTGTGCCCTTCAATAGCCCTCTCGTTCATACCTGTGTTCATTGAAAGGTTAAATCTCGCCTTTCCTTTTTTGCCTGATTTTGTGGTAATAATAATTACCCCAGCTCCTGCATCAGCACCATAAACGGCAGTAGAAACTGCATCTTTCAGCACTGTAATATTTTCAATATCATCAGGGTTCATACTTGCCAAAATATTAGCTGTCGTATTTCCCGTAGTTAAATCCCCCGAAGCAACTCTCACACCATCCACCACATAGATAGGAGACACTACTCCATTAATAGACGACACTCCTCTAACACGTACGCTGGCCATACCTCCAGGCTGGCCCGAAGAACTTCCTGTTTGCACACC includes these proteins:
- a CDS encoding SusC/RagA family TonB-linked outer membrane protein → MNLKLQTLSVGAMFFVGAIMASAQTTSDTVKVSDIEEVVVVGFGQKRTVQEMTGSASTMRADKIKDVPVASVDKMLQGRVTGVQTGSSSGQPGGMASVRVRGVSSINGVVSPIYVVDGVRVASGDLTTGNTTANILASMNPDDIENITVLKDAVSTAVYGADAGAGVIIITTKSGKKGKARFNLSMNTGMNERAIEGHKAFNTAQWREYLAQSVMNTYNATPSWGQTFANIGEVYTFLEAGGEGADLQNIFTSTNDTDWRRETQKTGYQQNVDFNMSGGNDKLTYYTSANYFSQESIVKNSAFSRLAFTTKVGYQATDKLKVTSDFQVSHSNLKTLSQGGAFSNPILAQYFNRPTDRTKNDDGSWYWAASNSRLSNGLYNIPYLQEKNYSKAGTLRAYANLGVEYEIFKDLTYKFVFSPEYINIEEDTYWNPLHGDGYTYGGYQRTSNNRYFNFNVQNILDWNRKFGVHNVGATLIQEAYKTDNKFLAATGITVGTPTLETLSNFIVPYGYEGTKGNSSRYGYAVTGHYDYKRLFLIDASFRRDVLSQFVPEKKAGNFWSAGVGLDLAKIDYIKNINMISQMKFRASYGKLGNQVSANPYALYSFTSNYNDFAAGGYSGLYNPNLSWETVNPLNIGLDLGFWNNRVTLSAEYFNKKTKDLIYNLPLSGSQGLTSYVDNIGTLVNEGFEFALNADIFRGDRNEFSWDLGFNLSTLKNEITELYGGDVNGGTTTLRVGEGVRTWYLRKWAGVDAANGDPLWFKDGVGGETTNDYFAAKQAVQGSMLSNLYGGLNTKMSYKGFALDLQFTYGFGGKILDDWASYLYSDGYYSDYYPGYADVMGNYWTPENTTAANPKPMYYYGNKNSYRVSDRVLYDSDYIRLSNAKFSYSFENKLLNGTGLTGAQIYVMANNAWTHTFDDRLKFDPEINLSGASNLGLPILKSFLFGVNLSF